One window of the Prionailurus bengalensis isolate Pbe53 chromosome E1, Fcat_Pben_1.1_paternal_pri, whole genome shotgun sequence genome contains the following:
- the LOC122486039 gene encoding translation initiation factor IF-2-like: MTPAAPAGLSTLSEPPHEPGPAPQHTALGSGPTGPPPREPVSNLHPIGPSRSHAPGKRLPKPGGPDPRPRATRQRRARNGGGRETAAARAAQGGAGRAGAPQAPRDTHRHGRSGGTPRACARARTPHARGARAPAPDTGQAWRDPPPTQRGEAQAAVGEERRSAPPRGRQTSSHAGEKAPPNTHKGMQSPHTRVATTRTGGAATGGFRYPKAPSRIAREGFLTKGASPPTQIRPPIGTRQTKGVSSRGRQDPGRGRKVHGNGLTQGIPEHSRSGPTPTRAACLPHARGCLCHRPEGAPRLQRPLRGGDDKAPAPHSRGNGCASLHRFCHPPTSGISANGGDPKGGGKEEHGARRQNEKSGPTRQECPSLV, from the exons ATGACGCCCGCGGCGCCAGCCGGCCTCAGCACCCTTAGCGAGCCTCCCCACGAGCCAGGCCCCGCCCCACAACACACGGCCCTGGGGTCCGGACCCACGGGACCCCCGCCGCGGGAGCCCGTCTCCAACCTCCATCCGATCGGTCCATCCCGGAGCCACGCCCCAGGGAAGCGCCTCCCGAAGCCAGGCGGCCCCGACCCGCGCCCGCGCGCCACCCGCCAGCGGCGAGCCCGGAACGGGGGCGGGCGGGAGACAGCCGCCGCCCGCGCGGCgcaggggggggcggggcgcgcagGGGCGCCCCAAGCCCCTCGGGACACACACCGCCACGGGAGAAGCGGGGGGACaccgcgcgcgtgcgcgcgcgctcgCACACCACACGCCCGAGGCGCACGGGCCCCGGCGCCGGACACCGGCCAGGCCTGGCGTGACCCTCCCCCGACTCAGAGGGGGGAGGCGCAGGCCGCGGTAGGCGAAGAGCGGCGCTCGGCCCCACCGCGGGGCCGACAGACCTCCTCTCACGCGGGAGAGAAGGCTCCGCCTAACACGCACAAGGGCATGCAGTCACCCCACACACGGGTGGCCACTACGCGCACAGGAGGGGCAGCGACTGGGGGGTTCCGGTACCCCAAGGCACCCTCTCGGATCGCTAGAGAAGGCTTTCTCACCAAGGGCGCGTCGCCCCCCACCCAAATTCGTCCCCCCATCGGGACCCGCCAAACAAAAGGCGTTTCTTCCCGGGGCCGCCAGGACCCGGGGCGGGGGAGAAAGGTCCACGGCAACGGATTGACACAGGGCATTCCAGAGCACTCGCGATCAGGGCCCACACCAACGAGGGCCGCCTGCCTTCCCCACGCGCGAGGTTGCTTGTGTCACCGCCCGGAAGGAGCGCCGCGCCTCCAG CGGCCGTTGCGGGGCGGGGACGACAAGGCGCCCGCTCCCCACAGCAGGGGGAACGGGTGTGCCTCCCTTCACCGATTCTGCCACCCGCCCACCTCGGGCATCTCCGCCAACGGCGGCGACCCAAAGGGGG GCGGGAAGGAGGAGCATGGGGCCCGCAGGCAGAACGAGAAGAGCGGTCCCACCCGCCAGGAGTGTCCGTCCCTCGTCTGA